A genomic segment from Pseudoduganella chitinolytica encodes:
- a CDS encoding TonB-dependent receptor plug domain-containing protein: MHRNSVPQKLLLAAAIATLFGQAGAQTQVADSPVVDSGATVIVTGTRVSNRTVLDTSSPVDIISADTIKNTGVPEITQALSVALPSLNFPRPGLADGTDTIRPATLRGLAPDQTLVLVNSKRRHTSSLVNLNGTIGRGSAAVDMNTIPTGIVKNIEVLRDGASAQYGSDAIAGVVNIRLRNDRSGGEAVVSYGKRITDYSFAPVAGPAGATWTSETERSRRDGGVATVSLWKGLGFGETGFVTIAAEYKDQDHTERSGYDMRQQYPLVNGQFDPRENTIDRFNAWYGEPEMKQSTVFVNAGTNLGGTVKLYGWSSYQKREARSAGFFRRALQDNNVIAIYPNGFLPIIAPDVDDFSIAGGVTWNLDGWDMDSSLSYGKNKMDYTIENTLNRSLGAASPTTFDAGGYSYEQLTYNLSAVRQFDVGLSSPLNLALGAEARREGYELTAGEPDSYRNGGALLPSGLPTASGAQVFPGFRPSDETDSHRNAFSVFGDVEANLTPDLLASFAVRGEHYSDFGNNWSGKLAGRYNFSPAFGLRGSVQNGFRAPSMQQQFFTSTSTNFINGIPFDITTFKPTDPAAVALGAKPLDAEKSTNFSLGAVAKFGRGSVTVDGYKINIRNRIVLSENLTQANVRNYLTANGFPGVGGGRFFINGVDTTTKGVDVVVNYPFALGDIGRLDVTVAGNYTDTEVTKVPQTAELAALSPAPVLFDRVNVLTFEQGTPKTKLTASGTWTRGALGATLRATRYGKVLTPSSAPFPDHMMSARTLVDLEGRYAITKAMTFAIGAENLFDQYPDPYPAVLNSTGNAPFTNYSPFGRSGRYVYARLSYSL, translated from the coding sequence ATGCACCGTAATTCCGTACCCCAGAAGCTGCTTCTCGCCGCCGCCATCGCCACGCTGTTCGGCCAGGCCGGCGCCCAAACCCAGGTCGCCGACAGCCCTGTCGTGGACAGCGGCGCCACCGTCATCGTGACGGGCACGCGCGTGTCGAACCGCACCGTGCTCGATACGTCGTCCCCGGTGGACATCATCTCGGCCGACACCATCAAGAATACCGGCGTGCCGGAAATCACGCAGGCCTTGTCGGTGGCGCTGCCGTCGCTGAACTTCCCCCGCCCCGGCCTGGCCGACGGCACCGATACCATCCGGCCCGCCACGTTGCGCGGGCTGGCGCCGGACCAGACGCTGGTGCTGGTCAATTCCAAGCGCCGCCACACGTCGTCGCTGGTGAACCTGAACGGCACGATCGGGCGCGGCTCGGCGGCCGTGGACATGAACACGATCCCGACGGGCATCGTCAAGAACATCGAGGTGCTGCGCGACGGCGCCTCCGCGCAGTACGGCTCGGACGCCATCGCCGGCGTCGTCAACATCCGGCTGCGCAACGACCGCAGCGGCGGCGAGGCGGTCGTCAGCTACGGCAAGCGCATCACCGACTACAGCTTCGCGCCTGTCGCGGGGCCGGCCGGGGCGACGTGGACCAGCGAGACGGAACGTTCGCGTCGTGACGGCGGCGTCGCCACCGTCAGCCTGTGGAAGGGCCTGGGCTTCGGCGAGACGGGCTTCGTCACCATCGCGGCCGAATACAAGGACCAGGACCATACGGAGCGCAGCGGCTACGACATGCGCCAGCAGTACCCATTGGTCAATGGCCAGTTCGATCCGCGTGAGAACACGATCGACCGCTTCAACGCGTGGTACGGCGAGCCGGAGATGAAGCAGTCCACCGTGTTCGTCAACGCGGGCACGAACCTGGGCGGCACCGTCAAGCTGTATGGCTGGAGCAGCTACCAGAAGCGCGAGGCCCGTTCGGCCGGCTTCTTCCGTCGCGCCCTGCAGGACAACAACGTCATCGCCATCTATCCGAACGGCTTCCTGCCGATCATCGCGCCGGACGTGGATGACTTCAGCATCGCGGGCGGCGTCACGTGGAACCTGGACGGCTGGGACATGGACAGCTCGCTCAGCTACGGCAAGAACAAGATGGACTACACCATTGAGAACACGCTGAACCGCTCGCTGGGCGCGGCGAGCCCCACGACCTTCGACGCGGGCGGCTATTCGTACGAGCAGCTGACCTACAACCTGTCGGCCGTGCGCCAGTTCGACGTGGGCCTGTCGTCGCCGCTGAACCTGGCGCTGGGCGCCGAGGCGCGTCGCGAGGGCTACGAGCTGACGGCCGGCGAGCCGGATTCGTACCGCAACGGCGGCGCATTGCTGCCGTCCGGCCTGCCCACGGCATCGGGCGCGCAGGTATTCCCGGGCTTCCGCCCGTCCGACGAGACGGACAGCCACCGCAACGCGTTCAGCGTATTCGGCGACGTGGAAGCGAACCTGACGCCGGACCTGCTGGCATCGTTCGCGGTGCGCGGCGAGCATTACTCGGACTTCGGCAACAACTGGTCCGGCAAGCTGGCGGGACGCTACAACTTCAGCCCCGCGTTCGGGCTGCGCGGCTCGGTGCAGAATGGCTTCCGCGCGCCGTCGATGCAGCAGCAGTTCTTCACGTCGACGTCGACCAATTTCATCAACGGCATCCCGTTCGACATCACGACGTTCAAGCCGACCGACCCGGCCGCGGTGGCGCTGGGCGCCAAGCCGCTGGACGCGGAGAAGTCGACCAACTTCTCGCTGGGCGCGGTGGCGAAATTCGGCCGCGGCAGCGTGACGGTGGACGGCTACAAGATCAACATCCGCAACCGCATCGTGTTGTCCGAGAACCTGACGCAGGCCAACGTGCGCAACTACCTGACGGCCAACGGCTTCCCCGGCGTGGGCGGCGGGCGCTTCTTCATCAATGGCGTCGATACGACGACGAAGGGCGTCGACGTGGTGGTGAACTATCCGTTCGCGCTGGGCGACATCGGCCGGCTGGACGTGACGGTGGCCGGCAACTACACGGACACGGAAGTGACGAAGGTGCCGCAGACGGCCGAGCTGGCGGCGCTGTCGCCGGCGCCCGTGCTGTTCGACCGCGTCAACGTGCTGACGTTCGAGCAGGGCACGCCAAAGACGAAGCTGACGGCCAGCGGCACGTGGACGCGCGGTGCGCTGGGCGCCACCTTGCGGGCGACGCGCTACGGCAAGGTGCTGACGCCAAGCTCGGCACCGTTCCCGGATCACATGATGTCGGCCCGCACGCTGGTGGACCTGGAAGGGCGCTACGCCATCACCAAGGCGATGACGTTCGCGATCGGCGCCGAGAACCTGTTCGACCAGTATCCGGACCCGTATCCGGCCGTGCTGAACTCGACGGGCAATGCGCCGTTCACCAACTACTCGCCGTTCGGACGGTCGGGGCGCTACGTCTACGCTCGCTTGAGCTATTCGCTGTGA
- a CDS encoding TAXI family TRAP transporter solute-binding subunit, with the protein MNRIRKFTNFSVRDLVASAAPTILVIAAVCLAAYLIVDPAPPRKVVLGTGQDNSAYDVFGNRYAAALKRDGIAVTLQGSHGSRENLRLLKEGKVDIAFMQSGTTDDAAAEREGLVSLGSLFTEPVWLFLRERPGQPAQPPITQLTQLRGLKINIGAKGSGAPRLFRQVLDLNGVAPSELQVSQLDNTPATVELLEGRIDGLVFAAAPDDQLIQMLLQTPGIYLFDFTQAEAYARRLPFLTHVTLPRGIVDLGRDLPARDYHLIAPTATLVARDDLHPALIELFVQAAAKIHGGAGWFSQQGQFPSARYTEIPVAGEAAKFYKDGAPFLQRYMSFWLANFLDRMWVLVVALGALILPLSKVVPPLYVWRIRSRIYRWYGQLRTVEQALEDAPRDAPEAQRVAVARAQLARLNDIEDRVNQISVPLSFADDLYGLRSHIQFVRQRILSQTPGLAQENTVIVE; encoded by the coding sequence ATGAACCGCATCCGCAAGTTCACGAATTTTTCGGTCCGTGACCTCGTCGCGTCCGCCGCCCCCACCATCCTCGTCATCGCCGCCGTCTGCCTGGCGGCCTACCTGATCGTCGATCCCGCGCCGCCCCGCAAGGTGGTGCTGGGCACGGGCCAGGACAACAGCGCCTACGACGTCTTCGGCAATCGCTATGCGGCCGCGCTGAAGCGGGATGGCATCGCCGTCACCTTGCAGGGCTCGCACGGCTCGCGCGAGAACCTGCGCCTGCTGAAGGAGGGCAAGGTGGACATCGCGTTCATGCAGAGCGGGACCACCGACGACGCGGCCGCCGAGCGGGAAGGGCTCGTGTCGCTCGGCAGCCTGTTCACGGAACCCGTCTGGCTGTTCCTGCGCGAGCGGCCCGGCCAGCCGGCCCAGCCGCCCATCACGCAGCTGACGCAGTTGCGTGGCCTGAAGATCAATATCGGCGCGAAGGGCAGCGGCGCGCCCCGCCTGTTCCGCCAGGTGCTGGACTTGAACGGCGTCGCCCCAAGCGAGCTGCAGGTCAGCCAGCTCGACAACACGCCCGCCACGGTGGAGCTGCTGGAAGGGCGCATCGACGGCCTCGTGTTCGCGGCCGCCCCGGACGACCAGCTGATCCAGATGCTGCTGCAAACGCCCGGCATCTACCTGTTCGACTTCACGCAGGCGGAAGCCTACGCGCGCCGGCTGCCGTTCCTGACGCACGTGACGCTGCCGCGCGGGATCGTCGACCTGGGGCGCGACCTGCCGGCGCGCGACTACCACCTGATCGCGCCGACCGCGACGCTGGTGGCGCGCGATGACCTGCACCCGGCCCTGATCGAACTGTTCGTGCAGGCCGCCGCGAAGATCCATGGCGGGGCAGGGTGGTTCTCGCAGCAGGGCCAGTTCCCGTCCGCGCGCTACACCGAGATTCCCGTGGCGGGCGAGGCGGCCAAGTTCTACAAGGACGGCGCCCCGTTCCTGCAGCGGTACATGAGCTTCTGGCTGGCCAATTTCCTCGACCGCATGTGGGTGCTGGTGGTGGCGCTGGGCGCGCTGATCCTGCCGCTGTCGAAAGTGGTGCCGCCGCTCTATGTATGGCGCATCCGCTCGCGCATCTATCGCTGGTACGGCCAACTCCGCACGGTGGAGCAGGCATTGGAAGACGCGCCGCGCGACGCGCCGGAAGCGCAGCGGGTGGCGGTGGCCCGGGCCCAGCTGGCCCGCCTGAACGACATCGAGGACCGCGTCAACCAGATCTCGGTGCCGCTGTCGTTCGCCGACGACCTGTATGGCCTGCGCAGCCACATCCAGTTCGTGCGGCAACGCATTCTTAGCCAGACGCCGGGTTTGGCACAAGAAAATACGGTAATCGTGGAATAG
- a CDS encoding peptidase domain-containing ABC transporter, with translation MNQLAAALGALRFGVRRRLPIIHQSEISECGLACLAMVAQYHGAHFDMLELRRRFSVSLKGLPLAGMVRAANAIHLAARPVRLEMGGLTQLKLPCVLHWNFNHYVVLEKIRGRRLTIHDPALGIRTVTLEEASRCFTGFALELWPNEGFAPIKKTQRIPLSLILGKVVGWSTPVVTVLLLAVVLEITALLSPLFMQFVLDEVIPAHDQPLLLLLAVAFGLLYLTQNLISMMRSTVLLRMSTLFSVQVRSNLFHHLLQLPLSFFIKRSLGDVASRFASIDVIQRTVTTSFIEGVLDGLMALATLVLMLMYSPKLAVVSIAALAVYIAGRLLWYRPLHSATEEQIINAARQNSHFLESVRGVRAIKLFGRSERRHSGWLNLVVRQVNSDLRTQYLHLLYGGANSVIFSIENILIVYMGASAVLAGELSAGVLLTFMAYKSQFGSRVTALVNKYFDLKMLSLQMDRVSDFIVEKPEAAPVDDLNEEAQAPLEPSLELRGLAFRYGEHEKFIFTDVNLQVAAGEFVALAGPSGCGKSTLMQVMLGVYPPTRGTVLIGGVDATSIGRQQLRRMIGTVMQDDELFAGTIAENISFFDDDVDLDWVRECARMAAVEQEISSMSMGFHTFIGDMGSVLSGGQKQRILLARALYKRPSLLLLDEATSHLDVYKEKQVNEAISALNITRIIIAHRPDTLASADRVIPFASLMPAAERPATLRPVAA, from the coding sequence ATGAATCAACTTGCCGCGGCCCTCGGCGCCCTGCGTTTCGGCGTGCGCCGCCGCCTGCCGATCATCCACCAGAGCGAAATCTCGGAATGCGGACTGGCCTGCCTTGCCATGGTGGCGCAGTACCATGGCGCGCATTTCGACATGCTGGAATTGCGCCGGCGCTTTTCCGTATCGCTCAAGGGGCTGCCGCTGGCGGGCATGGTGCGCGCCGCCAATGCGATCCACCTGGCCGCGCGGCCGGTGCGCCTGGAGATGGGCGGCCTGACGCAATTGAAGCTGCCGTGCGTGTTGCACTGGAACTTCAATCACTACGTGGTGCTGGAAAAGATCCGCGGCAGGCGCCTGACGATCCACGATCCGGCACTGGGCATCCGCACGGTGACACTGGAGGAAGCGTCGCGCTGTTTCACCGGATTCGCCCTGGAGCTGTGGCCGAACGAAGGCTTCGCGCCCATCAAGAAGACCCAGCGCATTCCGCTGTCGCTGATACTGGGCAAGGTGGTGGGCTGGAGCACGCCCGTCGTGACGGTGCTGCTGCTGGCGGTGGTACTGGAGATCACGGCGTTGCTGTCGCCGCTGTTCATGCAGTTCGTGCTGGACGAGGTGATCCCCGCGCACGACCAGCCGCTCCTGCTGCTGCTGGCCGTGGCGTTCGGCCTGCTGTACCTGACGCAGAACCTGATCAGCATGATGCGTTCGACCGTGCTGCTGCGCATGAGCACCCTGTTCAGCGTGCAGGTCCGCTCCAACCTGTTCCATCACCTGCTGCAGCTGCCGCTGAGCTTTTTCATCAAGCGCAGCCTGGGCGACGTGGCCTCCCGCTTCGCGTCCATCGACGTCATCCAGCGCACCGTCACGACCTCGTTCATCGAAGGGGTGCTCGATGGCCTGATGGCGCTGGCCACGCTGGTGCTGATGCTGATGTACAGCCCGAAGCTGGCCGTCGTCTCCATCGCGGCACTGGCCGTCTACATCGCCGGGCGCCTGCTGTGGTACCGGCCGCTGCACTCGGCCACGGAAGAACAGATCATCAACGCCGCGCGCCAGAACAGCCACTTCCTGGAGTCCGTGCGCGGCGTGCGCGCCATCAAGCTGTTCGGCCGCTCCGAACGGCGCCACAGCGGCTGGCTCAACCTCGTGGTCAGGCAGGTCAACTCCGACCTGCGCACGCAATACCTGCACCTGCTGTACGGCGGCGCCAACAGCGTCATCTTCTCCATCGAGAACATCCTGATCGTCTACATGGGGGCCAGCGCCGTGCTGGCGGGGGAACTGTCGGCCGGCGTGCTGCTGACGTTCATGGCCTACAAGTCGCAGTTCGGCTCCCGCGTCACGGCGCTCGTCAACAAGTACTTCGACCTGAAGATGCTCAGCCTGCAGATGGACCGGGTCTCGGACTTCATCGTGGAAAAGCCGGAAGCGGCGCCCGTGGACGACCTGAACGAGGAAGCACAGGCGCCGCTGGAGCCCAGCCTCGAGTTGCGCGGCCTGGCCTTCCGCTACGGCGAGCATGAGAAGTTCATCTTCACCGACGTGAACCTGCAGGTGGCGGCGGGCGAGTTCGTCGCGCTGGCCGGGCCGTCCGGCTGCGGCAAGTCGACGCTGATGCAGGTCATGCTGGGAGTCTACCCGCCTACCCGGGGCACCGTGCTGATCGGCGGGGTGGACGCCACCTCGATCGGCCGCCAGCAGCTGCGCCGCATGATCGGCACCGTGATGCAGGACGACGAACTGTTTGCCGGTACGATCGCCGAGAACATCTCCTTCTTCGACGACGACGTGGACCTGGACTGGGTACGCGAATGCGCGCGCATGGCGGCGGTGGAGCAGGAGATCAGCAGCATGTCGATGGGCTTCCACACGTTCATCGGCGACATGGGCAGCGTGCTGTCGGGCGGACAGAAGCAGCGCATCCTGCTGGCACGCGCGTTGTACAAGCGACCGTCGCTGCTGCTGCTGGACGAAGCGACCAGCCATCTCGACGTCTACAAGGAAAAGCAGGTCAACGAAGCCATCTCGGCGCTGAACATCACCCGCATCATCATCGCGCACCGGCCCGATACGCTGGCCAGCGCGGACCGGGTCATCCCGTTCGCCAGCCTGATGCCGGCGGCGGAGCGCCCGGCCACGTTGCGGCCCGTCGCGGCCTGA
- a CDS encoding HlyD family secretion protein, producing the protein MALPQFRKEVTQAQRENAAMFGDVFLGSPLHHRLYAVAGAAIGIGLLLLLVFGQYSRRISVPGQLLPEQGVIRLSAQATGTVIAAQVAEGVEVGAGATLFRLANPRYGSNGDDANVGMAAAITARRDALARELQSTQAIQASEGAALRQRLVGLARQKETLQRQHALAIERQKLTRQALDKFKKLAETGYVSGEQLLQKEGALLEHVQVAVALETQLEELEQQIDSARKEQLALPLKHANTRSALARSYDEVRQELVEQEAYRGAAIVAPVAGKVTAIMAKPGSVVAPGQLVATLIPAGARLQANLYVPSHGIGFVREGARVYLRYRAFPYQKFGQAAGTIVDISATSIRPDELDNSIKAAELTAVNNNEPLYRVRVALDSQRVQADGRAIALLAGGLLDADIVLDRKPLYQWIFDPIGKFTRSMSL; encoded by the coding sequence ATGGCGCTGCCGCAATTTCGCAAGGAAGTCACCCAGGCCCAGCGGGAAAACGCCGCCATGTTCGGCGACGTCTTCCTGGGCAGTCCCCTGCATCACCGCCTGTATGCGGTAGCGGGGGCCGCCATCGGTATCGGCCTGCTGCTGCTGCTCGTGTTCGGCCAGTACAGCCGGCGCATCAGCGTGCCGGGCCAGCTGCTGCCGGAGCAGGGCGTGATCCGCCTGTCCGCCCAAGCCACGGGGACGGTCATCGCCGCGCAGGTGGCGGAGGGTGTCGAGGTGGGCGCCGGCGCGACGCTGTTCCGCCTTGCGAACCCCCGTTACGGCAGCAATGGCGACGACGCCAACGTCGGCATGGCGGCGGCGATCACGGCGCGCCGCGACGCACTGGCACGGGAGCTGCAGTCCACCCAGGCCATCCAGGCCAGCGAAGGCGCGGCGCTGCGGCAGCGCCTCGTCGGCCTGGCCCGGCAAAAGGAAACCTTGCAGCGCCAGCACGCGCTGGCGATCGAACGCCAGAAGCTGACGCGCCAGGCCCTGGACAAGTTCAAAAAGCTGGCCGAGACGGGCTACGTGTCGGGCGAGCAGCTGCTGCAGAAAGAGGGCGCGCTGCTCGAACACGTGCAGGTCGCCGTGGCGCTGGAAACGCAGCTCGAGGAGCTGGAGCAGCAGATCGACAGCGCGCGCAAGGAGCAGCTGGCCTTGCCGCTGAAGCACGCCAATACGCGCTCGGCGCTGGCGCGTTCGTATGACGAGGTACGGCAGGAACTGGTCGAGCAGGAGGCCTACCGGGGCGCCGCGATCGTGGCGCCCGTGGCGGGCAAGGTCACGGCCATCATGGCCAAGCCGGGCAGCGTCGTCGCGCCGGGCCAGCTGGTGGCGACCTTGATCCCCGCCGGGGCGCGGCTGCAGGCCAACCTGTACGTGCCCAGCCACGGCATCGGTTTCGTGCGCGAGGGCGCCCGCGTCTACCTGCGCTATCGGGCGTTCCCGTACCAGAAGTTCGGCCAGGCGGCCGGTACCATCGTGGACATTTCCGCGACCAGCATCCGGCCGGACGAACTGGATAACAGCATCAAGGCGGCGGAGCTGACGGCGGTCAACAACAACGAGCCGCTGTACCGGGTGCGCGTGGCACTGGACAGCCAGCGGGTGCAGGCCGACGGCCGCGCCATCGCCCTGCTGGCCGGCGGCCTGCTCGATGCCGACATTGTCCTCGACCGCAAGCCGCTGTACCAATGGATCTTCGACCCGATCGGGAAATTCACTCGGAGCATGAGTTTATGA
- a CDS encoding cupin domain-containing protein, translating into MHIQFGLSRQAFHSEYHEKNYLLLRGALRNAPFSMADIDQVLHATEPTGPMMRINNNGTFVPEEAFVEVYNDLGTMRRRVIRQNFYALLKGGATLILNRVDARQRLIRALCLEVSQFTSQHTLANGYLAFGDKASFGKHWDCHDVFAVQLHGRKRWQLFRPTMELPLPSQTSRDVKSECPAEPDLDIILEAGDVLYVPRGWWHCATPIGEETFHVAIGVHPPYVSEYINWLCSTKLPEFLSCRRSMRFGADNLALVQAASQDVLAALANEANLAEYLALINHSDRVQSPFNLREGVSGAPATMPADTEVRLNAVYPRAGTDGQVIVNGSAVTLQGVEHDLMLQLCAGQPVTIAQLESRTGVAGDVVRTGLAGLLARDLVQLMTPA; encoded by the coding sequence ATGCATATCCAGTTCGGCCTGTCGCGCCAGGCCTTCCACAGCGAATACCACGAGAAGAACTACCTGCTGCTGCGCGGTGCGCTGCGCAACGCACCGTTCTCGATGGCGGACATCGACCAGGTGCTGCACGCCACCGAGCCCACCGGCCCGATGATGCGCATTAATAACAACGGCACGTTCGTGCCCGAGGAAGCGTTCGTCGAGGTGTACAACGACCTGGGCACGATGCGCCGCCGCGTCATCCGCCAGAATTTCTATGCGCTGCTGAAGGGCGGGGCGACGTTGATCCTGAACCGGGTCGATGCCCGCCAGCGCCTGATCCGCGCGCTGTGCCTGGAGGTGTCGCAGTTCACGTCCCAGCACACGCTGGCCAACGGCTACCTCGCGTTCGGCGACAAGGCCTCGTTCGGCAAGCACTGGGATTGCCACGACGTGTTCGCCGTACAGCTGCACGGCCGCAAGCGCTGGCAGCTGTTCCGGCCGACGATGGAACTGCCGCTGCCCAGCCAGACCAGCCGCGACGTCAAGAGCGAATGCCCGGCCGAGCCGGACCTGGACATCATCCTGGAGGCGGGCGACGTGCTGTACGTGCCGCGTGGCTGGTGGCACTGTGCCACGCCGATCGGCGAGGAGACGTTCCACGTCGCGATCGGCGTGCACCCGCCGTACGTGTCCGAGTACATCAACTGGCTGTGCAGCACCAAGCTGCCCGAGTTCCTCAGCTGCCGGCGCAGCATGCGGTTCGGTGCCGACAACCTCGCCCTGGTGCAGGCCGCCAGCCAGGACGTGCTCGCCGCGCTGGCCAACGAGGCCAACCTGGCCGAGTACCTGGCGCTGATCAACCATTCCGACCGCGTGCAAAGTCCGTTTAACCTGCGCGAAGGCGTCAGCGGCGCGCCGGCAACCATGCCGGCCGACACGGAAGTGCGGCTCAACGCGGTCTATCCCCGTGCCGGCACGGACGGCCAGGTGATCGTCAACGGCAGCGCCGTGACGCTGCAGGGCGTGGAGCACGACCTGATGCTGCAGCTGTGCGCCGGCCAGCCTGTCACGATCGCCCAGCTGGAGAGCCGCACCGGTGTCGCCGGCGACGTCGTCCGCACAGGGCTGGCTGGCCTGCTGGCACGCGACCTGGTCCAGTTGATGACGCCGGCCTGA
- a CDS encoding radical SAM protein has translation MELIIYPTEQCNFRCTYCYEDFLLGKMPPAVISGIKNLISARVGKIDHLQIGWFGGEPLAAKDVIYDICDHAQRECAAHDVHLSGHVTTNGYFLDLDTVATLSGYGQRGYQISLDGLGADHDATRKLMSGGPTFQRIWSNLNALASSDLDFRIVLRVHLTTDNLASIERLAHALRDGLLRDPRFSVFVKPIENLGPDAAHSFTIPPAEREAIMARIHAAFDLPVPLPPLPGAPSVAAAPKICYAARPNSLAIRADGTVQKCTVMMADEQNRLGQVRANGALNLDRDKMAYWMRGYDSMDAGELKCPAHKSRPAVGRTIPIVPA, from the coding sequence ATGGAGTTGATCATTTATCCGACGGAGCAGTGCAATTTTCGCTGCACCTATTGTTACGAGGATTTTTTGCTCGGCAAGATGCCGCCGGCTGTTATTTCAGGAATAAAGAACCTGATCAGTGCGCGGGTCGGTAAGATCGATCATCTGCAAATAGGCTGGTTCGGCGGCGAGCCGCTTGCGGCAAAAGACGTCATTTATGACATTTGTGACCACGCCCAGCGCGAATGTGCCGCGCACGACGTCCATCTGTCGGGGCACGTGACCACCAACGGCTATTTTCTCGACCTCGATACGGTTGCCACCTTGTCCGGCTACGGCCAGCGCGGCTACCAGATCTCGCTGGACGGCCTGGGCGCCGACCATGACGCGACTCGCAAGCTGATGTCCGGCGGACCCACCTTCCAGCGCATCTGGAGCAACCTGAACGCGTTAGCAAGCTCCGACCTGGACTTTCGCATCGTGCTGCGGGTGCACCTGACCACCGACAACCTGGCCTCGATCGAGCGGCTGGCCCATGCGCTGCGCGACGGCCTGCTGCGCGATCCCCGTTTTTCCGTTTTCGTCAAACCGATCGAAAACCTGGGACCGGATGCGGCGCACAGCTTCACCATCCCGCCTGCGGAGCGGGAAGCGATCATGGCGCGCATCCACGCGGCGTTCGACCTGCCGGTGCCCCTGCCGCCGCTCCCGGGCGCGCCCAGCGTGGCCGCCGCGCCCAAGATCTGCTACGCGGCCCGGCCCAACTCGCTGGCCATCCGCGCCGATGGCACCGTCCAGAAATGCACCGTAATGATGGCCGACGAGCAGAATCGCCTGGGCCAGGTCCGCGCCAACGGCGCCCTCAACCTGGACCGCGACAAGATGGCGTACTGGATGCGCGGCTACGACTCGATGGATGCGGGCGAGCTGAAATGCCCGGCCCACAAGAGCCGTCCCGCCGTCGGCCGGACGATCCCGATCGTTCCAGCCTGA